The window GCGCCTAGATCTTCCTCGCGTACGAAGCGCTAACACTTCGTGATCATTATATACGTCTTCCGGGAGTAGGTGATAGATAGAGTTTGGGAGATGGAGGAAATATCCAACCAGAGGAAGCGCGTTCCCCACCTGACATGGATGAGAAACCCAATGAACATCGACCAATTTGAGGATGGTCCTCTGAGTCTCGTCCCCTTTCTAGATCCAAGGTTTTTAGTATTCCATCACCTACCTACTTCTCAACAATAAaccttgtgtttgattttataaAGAAGTTTGTAGGATAAATATGCAAAAGCTCGTTCAAAATTGTGATTCATGGAGAATTAGAGTATACAGGATGCTTGATGTTTAGACCATAATGCAAGTTAACATAGTGATTATAACAACAAATAAAAAGATTAGTCATGAGTGGTAAACTATCCATAAGAAGATTTCACGATTTGGGAGTATATTATTATGGATCATGAAATACAAGATCAATGATTATGGCTATATGATAAATAGAAATTTGAATAGGTTGGTTTGTTGGTTTTAGATAATTTGTATTGTAGTGTGACGCATAACATGCATTCTTTATAGAGAATATTGGCATTTTTAAACCAATCTTGTCATTTCATTGTTAATATGTCTTCTTATTCTAGATTGGAAGAGGTCCTGAAGAAGATGGGTATACAATCACTTTTTCCAGTTCAAGTAGCCGTGTGGAATGAGACAATTGGACCGGGTGCATTTGAACGCGATATTTGTGTAAACTCTCCAACAGGGAGTGGCAAGACACTTGCTTATGCTTTACCAATTGTTCAAACACTTGCACTGAGGAAGATAAGGTGCCTGCGTGCTTTAGTAGTTTTGCCTACACGGGACTTAGCCTTACAGGTTTGTCATGAAACTTTTGTCTAACTCTAAATTGCTGCCTGTTATAAATTTTGTTACTGTTGCTTTACCTTTAAATTGGGGCGATGAAATTATAAATGAAAGGACAAACCCTCAAGACTAGGTAAGAGCATAACCGTGGTCTTCAAGTAGTTCTGAATTAGGACATAAGCAAGACTCTATGCTTCATGTATGTACATGCTCCTCATTGAATATACGAGTTGCAACAAACAAGGTCTCTTCAAGTACTTTTGTAGTTAGGACAAAAGAAAGATAGTGTAGTTCATGTGTCAAATGCTTCCCATTGAATATACAAGTTGCAATGAACAAGGTTTATTATGCATATTTGAGTATAACATGTGCTTCTTGGTCCATTTCCATGTGGATAAAATGTTAGAAATTTGGGCATTTATTTCTCTCTGCTATTGTTGCTACAGATTTATATCTATGTGACCTTTCTGTTTGAAATTAGTGAGTTATATCTGTACAATCTTGTTTTATAATGAGGTTCTGCATAAAGACCCAGATATCAATCGTTACAATGAATATTCATTTGAACCCTAATAAAGTTTGATGCTGACCATCAGCATAGTACACTGCAGTTGAGGGTCTTTGTGTTCTAGGCAGCTAGGCAAACACCTTGTTTAGATGGCTCTTGAAACCCTATACCATCTTTCATGCACTAGAATTAACTGCATATGTGTTGCCCATGGATTTGCATAACATGTCTACTAGGTGGTTAACTACTATAACAACTTTTCATCATTAGACATTGTGTTGTCTGTGGTGGTAAAGGCATAGATTTTTCATCGTTAGAAATTGCATCTCCTATGGTGACAAAGGCAAATTTGTATAGTTGGTGTATGATCATATTAGATTGATGAATTCAGTTGTTATTTATACGCTTTAACTTTGCTAGATTTGTGAAGACACAATCCCTATACTCATTATGGAAGCCCAATATTATTGTTATCGTATTCTCATGTGAAATGATAGTTGTTTCATGTGATTATATAAGCTGTTCTAAATCCTATTTTTGATAATTAAGCAATacacaagaaaaaaaatcagTTTATCATTACTATGCATTTTTACTTATTTTATGGATATGATTATCTTGTGGTTCAGGTTAAAGATGTGTTTGCTGCCATAGCATCTGTAGTGGGTTTACGTGTAGGCTTAGCAATTGGCCAGTCATCAATTGAAGATGAGAGATTGGAACTTGTCAAGAGACCTAATCTTGGGTTGTATTCTCCTTTTGATCCAGAAGATGGAGAAATGGAGCTACAGACTGCAGTTGACATATTGGTTGCAACACCTGGAAGGCTAATGGATCACATTAACATGACAAAAGGTTTTAGTTTAGAACATCTTTGTTATCTGGTAATTCAATATTCTCTTATACTGGGACAGTATTTcctgtttctattttttttttatatttacaatgCATTTCCTTCCAAATCCTTTCTCATTAAGttatttctcaattttatttccTAGTAAGTTATTTCCTAAAGTTTTCAATGATATTTTTGGTATGtctatttaagtttaaaaaatgcAGCTTATTTTTTCCTTTTGCAAACTAGCTAGCCTATCATAACCCAGTAGAACGTGATTGAATTCCTGATCAACTCTTTTTTGGTGAGATTGAGTTCAGGTCCTGTGTTCCTGAATGTCATGATACATGAGTAGCAACCAATGCACAGTGACAGTCCCAGCTTCTTAAACTCAACATACCTCTCCCTGTTCTTAtggttttttatttttcaagaagGGTCTGACTTTTTTTgttattagatatttcagtgatttgCAATATAAGGATACAAAGAGTTTATTAACGTGTATCAAATGCTTTGTTTGGCTTTTGTTTTCATAAGTAGCATTCTATTTGATCATTTGACGCATCCCTTCATTAATGCAGTTCCAGTGCAGTGTAAGTGGTTCCAATGTGGTTCTTCACCGGAAGCCTATGCAGCTGCTTTATAAAACATTATTCCAACTGAAGAAAACTAGCTCCCTTTATTTTTTCCCCCTATCCTCTCACTTCATAAATTACTTTCCCTCGTCCTATCCTTAAAATAAATAGTGTTAGTCCTATTTGACAGGGGAAGGGGGAGTCTTGTGTTCGTATAAAACTTGAAGATATCCCTATTTTCCAACACCTGATACCAAAAGAGTCAATGCCTTAGTGGACCATGAATTTGAACGTAGGTTAGCGTGTAAAAGTTGTCTCATTTGATGACCTCATTTGTAGAATGACACAAGTGTTCTTCCAACTAGGAACCTGATGAGGGCCATTTGAGGAGGTAAAACTTATGAGAATATCATTCCCAATAATATCTTTGTTGATCAGCAATTCTCCTTTAATGTGTCATTATTCTAATGAGTCCTGACGAGAACTTAAGGGTTCGATTACTTGGATGGAAGATATGAGGAAGAGTAAAAAAAAGTACATAACTGATGGAACTCCATTTGTATTTTTGTGAACTTTTCCCTCCTCTCTCTCATAACTTCTATTCAAATAATGGGACTCTAAAAGTGCTACATTGTCTGAGGATGGATAGCCTCATAACTTAAGGCTTTGGTTACTAAACTATTTGATATATCTTTCAAGAAATGGAAAATTTTCTGGGTTTCATTGCCATAGTGAATAATACCTTGGCTGATCTATAGGTGTAGACCAATGTGAAAACAAATGTAACTCCTCATGGAGTAACTTGAGTCTGTACCATCAATTTTAGTTATTAATTTCAGCTTGTTTAATGCTACATAATTACCTAATTATCCATTGAGTTAAGCTTCAagcttcaaaataattttcttaaAGATCAAATCTCATTTGTAAGTGTAAACTTAGCATTTATATTCATATCTTCAGGTAATTGATGAAACAGATAAGTTATTACGAGATGCATATCAATCCTGGTTGCCAACTGTGCTTCAGCTCACCAAATCAGATTATCAAGCTGGTCGTTCAAGCAACATTTGTGCTTTACATGGTTCATTAACTACCCTTAGAAGATGGTAATTTCATCACTTTCTGCATTGCTCTTAACAAGGTTTAAGTACCTGTCCAATGTTACTTTTGACATTCAGCAAGAATGGGAAAAAGGTATTCTAAAAACTGTTGGAATCTTTTGGTCCCTACCAGAAACTAAACTCTTGATTCCTAATATTGAATGTAAAAGAGCCCTGAATCAACAACTAACTCCACTGAAATTTTTGTTGACAGTTTCTTTCTgatatcttttatttttcttctgtAGTGGTGCTGAAAGAGGGTTTAAAGGTAAAGTTTATCCAAGGCTTGTGAAGTTTATTCTATCTGCTACACTGACCCAAGATCCTAGCAAGATTTCTCAGCTTTATCTACATCATCCTTTATTGTTGACTAGCGGTGATAAGCGTTACAAACTACCTAAAAGTCTCGAGTCATTCAAGCTGGTATATTGCATTCGAAGTTTTATAATTTGAACTTTCAAATAATTGATTTGTTTGCAATAAAATATCTTTGACGTTCAAACTGCTTGGGAGTCTTGATATAAACATTTTTCTACTGCTGAATGGATGTCTCTAAGGtttgaataaaattattttatttattgctttgCTTACAGTCATTAGGTATATAACAAAAAACAGTTTCAATTGTAGAAATACATACCATATTAGACTAGTATTTGTAAGACCAGTTCTTTTGTTTGATTTAAGGGTGTATGATGAAGTTGACTTGTACAAATAGTTGATATTAATTTACTTGATTACTTGAGAATACCATTTAAATATGAACGTGTGGGTGTGAAATAGAATAGAAACTGTAAAGTAAGTGCACTGCTAGTATGGATGGAAGGAGAGGAGTTATCTAAGGGAGCCTGTGACAATTCTGTTCTCAGGAAACCAATAGGTGTATTGTTAGATATATTAATATGATTATTACTTCTTTAAAGAGTCAGAGGAGAGTTAAGAACACACATCATTGAGAAGTTGTAACAATGGGGTGCATGCCATAGTTATCAAATGATTCACAATTTGTATCATATAATACAGTACAATTCACATATAAAACGATACAATTCTTACATATATATCATAAGCGAAAAAAGAACCGTGGTGATCCTATTCAATATAATTCAATACGAATCTTCTTTTATGATTCTAAAAATAATGATGAAACCTTAAATCTACCCAACTAAAAGTAAATCTAACcattaagaaatttaattaaatccaatatacttgaaattaaactgaatttattttaaaagaagaaaaaatgctTATGTATATTATATAATAGAAGTATGATGGTCAGATAAAGTGAAATTTCAAAGTTCACAATGATATAGAAGAGAAAAATCTTGTTTGGTGGGAATACAATGTGAACTTAACACGAATAGATCTTGTCATGTTATATATGGAATGATAATAAGGGTGAAACAGATATGAGCTTAGAAGCATGCCATGAATACATTCTTCCATTTCATGACAATGATTTTTCATTTAAAGCATTTGTTATGGAAGTTTGCTATTGCTCATATAATTTCAATTCTTAATGAAAAGAaatggagaatttttttttattgtcaacAATGGAGGATATgaacttatatatttttattatgaatCAACGTCAACTTACTCTACTTATTCTATTAtgttattaaattaaatattatattattttacatACTTTTAGATACCAACGTATTCTAAATAAagtagaattattttaaaaatattttattattttatttgaacCTTTTAATTTGTGGTTTGATACAATTCATGATTTGTTAATGCATCAGCCTCAATTTGTCAAGTGCATGTAGTTTGTTTAACTAACATCTAGTGACATAAACCTCAATTGTAGCAAAGACCCTGTGACCAGCCCAAATAATTGGTATTCACCACTTTTTGTTGTTCAAATCATGTATCAATCTGTTTAACTTATGCCAGGTAATTAGTAATTGTGGATAGATGGATAAATATAGTTGTCTTACTCTTTCTCTTCTGTCTGGATTGTGAATATTTGCAGGTCTGCAGGTCTAAATTGAAGCCACTCTATTTGGTTGCTCTATTGCTAAATTTGGTAGGAGAGAAGTCCATAGTTTTTACATCATCTGTGGAGACAACTCACAGGCTAAGCAATTTATTGAATTTCTTTGGTGAATTGCCATTTAAAATTAGTGAATATTCACGTaatcagcatcaggccatgcgAAGGTAAATTatgaatattaatttctataataagCTTTCTTATACATAAACTTAAATAGTAATGTATCCTGTCATTGTACTGATAATATTTTATTGATTCAAGGTGATTAAGCATGTAATGATCTCACTCTCTAAATGAACCATAGGGAGCCTAGCCCAGTTTGTCTTGGACATCTTGGTTTACTGGAGAGTACCTGTATCTGCATTGAAAATGATTGAATGCATATTTATAAGGGAATACTTATGTCTTCTATCAAAAATCATTGTTTGCTAATCTATGCAACATTTATGAGCCTGAGTTGTATAGTAGTGTTTACTATCTAGTGTCAGATTATGTTTGGATGTTTTCTTTTAATCTTATCCCTACCTGCGCTAATTATTAGTTATTTTCATATCAATTTGTCGGATCACAtgtgcacatcatatttcttttCTTAGTTGTTtttagcataagaatttgaatAAATGATTTGTTATTTTTGGTAACTtcatttaaattggtatttgaaGTCATGTTCTATTTCTCAGTGACAGTATATCTATCTTGCAGCAAGAAACTGAAGTCCTTCAAGGAAGGAAAAACACACGTGCTAATTGCAACCGATGCAATGACGCGTGGAATGGATGTTGAAGGAATTAGAAATGTTATAAATTATGATATCCCTGCTTATATTAAGACATTTATCCATCGAGCAGGTCGAACTGCAAGAGCAGGTCAATCAGGGCGTTGCTTTACATTCCTGAGACAAAATGAGGTAATGAGATCAAACTTTGTATAGCTGATGTTAGGAATTAATTGTTGtgtgagtatttttttttaagcatACTTGTTTATTTGgaacttggaagaaaaaattggATGTTTACATGTTTGTCTTCTGGTGAgcatacaaattcaattctgcaatACCTGAAGTTTAATTTACTGTACTTGCCTGAAGCACACTGCAAGGAATATCATTTAGTTTACTGATTTTgtaaacaattttcttttttgaATTGTCTCATCCCTGTTtttcattataattttttttaaatttgattttacaaCAAGTCTTACCATGGATTGTTGTTAGGTCAAGACATTTTTACAGACTATGACGTGCTATTGATCTTAGAATGTTAGTAACAAATCACATGAGTATCATGATGAGTGATTGCTTTTATTCACGGGTGATTGTACTTTGTATAAGGTTGgatgagaatttttaaaaaatcattgagcTGCAGAAATGTAATTACTACACTGGTTTCAGTTTCATAGGCGACTGCGCTTTAGTATTCAACATATAATTGTAATGTTTGCTAAAATTGGAGGGACTGGGAAAAAATGGTGTGCAGAAGTATGGGCTTGGTGGGTATGTAGTGTAGAGTAGTCAAAGTGGTCAAATATGACTACAGTTTCCTTCATGGATTGTTTACATGTAAATATGCATGGGTCAGGATCTCTGTAGAATGAAAATACGTAAGAGCTACCATTTCCTGTTTGAGTGAGATTGTATGGAATGTGAGAGGGATTTGCAACAGGTTGTGGTGGATTATATGGGGTGAGAAACCTTGATTCTTTCCAGGTTTGGTTCTCTTACCAATCCATTAAAGTATCAGGTTAGGTACACgaaaaaaaaatatcatcatCCTGAACTTGTTACAAGACGACAATACTTTTTTGAGAAAAGTTTCCCTTGTTGTCAAGCTTCTTCTAGCTTCAATTTTCCTAATGTTCTTCACATGCTATGTATTGTTTAATTTCATTTGAGTTGCTTACTCTGTGACTGCTCAATAACAAGCATGCTTCCCTCTTCATGATTAACACCTGATGTTTCAGATCAAGCGatttgaaaagatgcttgagaaGGCTGATGCCAATTCTTGTCCATCTTACTCTTTACCTGAAGATTCTGTGGAAAACTTCCATCCACTGTACTTATCTGGTAATCGTTTTAGCTCCTATTGTTCATACCTTGGTCTCTCATGAGGTTTAAAACTCATTTTGTTTAGTTCTGAAATCTTAGCCCTGGagaagctgaaggagcatgaggaaacAAGAAAAGGAAAGAGAACCAGTAGCAGTTTTGGATCAGCTCAAGCAAGTAAGAGACAGAAGTCAAGAACAGAAGAACTGAAGGAATAGTGTGTTTTAGCATGGTGCGACAATCACAACACACGACATGACTGTCTAGCATTAACACCTGTTTTTTTCACTCCTGATTACTTTCACTTATTGCAATTTTGTTGGGGTTACTAATTATCATAGATGAAGTAAAGGCGAACTTGTCGTAACAATGTGCCTACtgtaacctttttttttttttttttttttttgtaatgttACTTAAAGGGCTAAGTCGCCATCTAGCTGGGTTTTCATGTATCCTTCTACTAACATTAGTTGTTTTTCCATTAATATGTAGGCTCCGTTAGTTTGTCGGAggtctattttcttttatagaaaaacaatttatttataagaaatgcataaatttttagaataaataaataatttttttaaaaatatttttttttatatttgattcTAGTAATTCTAGTCGCGAGGTTTATTATGATCAAGTTGCCTGAGTTAATTGATGTTGAAGCCGAAGTTCTTGCAGAAGCAaaatgttctttgtgtgtgtcATTGGTAgttccatgaaaggtttttcaaAGGATGGAGTGTCTTTAGTTCCATACTTCACATGTAAGCCTCTACTTCCCACTACAAATAAacggttaattaattaatatatttgagtGCAAATTAAACCTAAAAACATTGTATTTGTATCAGTTCATAATATTTCACCTGAATAGGCATTGTTTTGTTGCCAAAAAGTACGCGAAATGAAAATGTTCAAAATCGAGCATGATCCCCAACTGTAGTGGCAGAACACACTGGTTAACTAACCATACGTTCTTCTATTCACAATTACCACTGATATCAATCCAATGTAACATGGATAAAGCATGTCAATGCTACAACATAGCTACACAATTGAATAAGATAGATTGCAGCACATTTAGTTCAAGAATCGGAGTTTGGCTGCTCCTTCCATATCCGTCCAGTAACCCGCAGCTTCAGTTCCTTCCGGTCACCACCGGAGAAGAAGAGTGCCATGTTCCTATGTATAATAAGGCCATCATGACTGTCACGTACTTTACGGTGACTATCACGAATGCCCCGTGGAGTACCTTCCCATATTTGTTTCCTGCCATTGCCCCCAACTTCAAGGCTGTAACTGAAGTTTCTCGCCTCGTTCTCATCGCCCATGAACCGAAGAAAGGCCATGTAAACAGGAGCCATTCCTAACTGAAAGGCCTCAAAGTGCAAGCAGAAATATTGGCCAAAACAGTAAAAAACCTATATAACAAAAGATATCAGTGAGAAATTTGCTTCAGAGTTGTCTAAGATTTACTCTGATGATACTATTGTAGGAACACTTTCTTATCTTGGATGTCCAATTTTAAGATCTAAGATTAGGCTCTTAATATACAGGTAAATAAGGAAGTCAATGAAGTTCCATTGCAAGCAAGAATTGACTAAACAAAGTAAGTTTCCTTCACCATATGGTTCTGGTGTTTAACAATCAAGATGAAGCacaaaagtaataaaaaattACAAGCAGTTCGTGAATACTTACAGTTAACATCCATGTTGCATTTTCAACCTCGCGTGGATTCGACTTCACATAACGGTGATTGAAAGTACATCCAGTGTGCATGTCCACCTTATGATCATCTCTCAAATGTGCAACCAAGGAAGGAATATCCCCAACAACTGAGCACTCTGATCCTGCATATGGGCAGTTGTAAGGTCTGAAGTTGCACTGTGCTTCATGCTTGATCTTGCTGTAGTAAAGGATGATTTCAGAACATCCTAAGTTGCTGTACTTGCAAGGAAGCTGAAGTGATTCTGCTACTTTTTCCAGGGCTAGACACCTTATATCTCCAAGCTCTTGTCTACATGTAGGGCAACGATTATGCACCCTTGATTTACAAGTAGAGCACAGTGTATGGCCATTACAACACTGCAAAGTTATTAGGCATGATTATGTTAATATTGTAAGAGCAATGAAAACTACATAATCGTTGTAAGTCTGTGTTTGCAAAATTTCCCCCATTAAATGCTCTTAGGTTACCGATGCAATTTTCTTGTTTACCAGCCACAACAAAAAGCCAACTACATAACTGGGAGCATTCTACCAAGTTGGATTAACAGTACAACAGTCTATCATCTTAACAAGGTAACTAAAACAAGGTAAAAAAATATGCCTCTCTGGATAAGACTGACATTAGTAGTATGTGATGTTGATGAAAGCAGATAATACCTCCGATATGTAGTCCTCATCTTTTGTGCTCTTGATGATACATTATTTCTTAATATATTTCTCGGTTATGACATTGTCACATTTGATATTTGAATATGATTTTGTATAGTGTCATGCTTATTGAACTCATGTTATACTTGCATCACAGTGCAATGTCGGGGGTTATCGAAACATATTATCTTACTTGCTTTTACAATTGATGTTTTAGCTTGTTAGTTGAATTCTTAACTTATAATGTCCTATGCTGGACCTTATGACCCAAAATCCTACTTAATAGTCgctaatttattattaaaattttatatattttagtaagaactatgaagaaattttatatTCAATTGGTGTAAACAAGGGCAATCAAGAATTTGGTGATTTTCTAGTTAGGTAGATACTCTATCGGATAAAGAAACATATTGCTACTCTGTCTGGTGGATTTTGGAAGAAAAATTTATACAGTACACGATGTTAAATTGTATTAGGAAAAATAGGATTCATCCAGCAAAATGATTTTTATATGAGCCAATAAATGGTTTTATAATTATTCAAATCCTAGTCATGTAGTCCAGAAGAAAGCAAAACAGGAATTTTCCATGACCGCTATGAAAGTAGAACCTAACTGGATAATATCCTCGAAGATGTCTGCTTACCAAATCGATAAAGGGCTACACTTATTTATGCCTGAATAAAGACAATAAAAATTAATCGATCCATAGAAATATCACGCACATCGAATGCTAGGTTTCACTGAAGCGAAACTAACCATACAAATACCAAGATTGCCGCGAAGAGAAACAAGGTAAGGATTGAAATTCTCAATTCTAGCGTTTAACCAAATCGACGCATGCTTTCACATTGCAGCGAATTGCAGCATGATCTTAATATTTGTAACTCAAGCCTTACACAAAAGGCAATTTTTTCGCAAACAGGGATCGAAATACTACAAAAAGTATCGAAAAGAAAACGAAACcacaggaaaaaaaaaattaatcacacTTGCCAGATGCAAGCACAGCAATCCATCCATATACcagagatagagagagagaaaaagaacTTCGATTCACCAAATTCTCAGAAAATCACGAATTCACCAGATCTCAATAAGCGAAAGAAAACTCGCGGATCCAGGAATCGAAGTACCAACCTGATGGATCGGGGGATACATAGAGTTGGCGCAGACCGGGCACTCAAGCAACTCGTGGACGCTAGTGGCCGGAGAAACCCCGGGAAAGGCAGCGCCTCCGGCATGCGGCTTGGACGAGACGTGCTGAGCGATATCCTCCTCATCCAGCCCGTCCGCCAACGAAACGCACTCGAGGCTATCCGATTCCATTGACGATAAACAAAAAGAGCGAGATCGGAGCGGTCGAGCTCTGATTTACCGATCGAGAGCGAACTTAGGGATAAGAGGAGGATTTTTGGGAGGAAGATCAACGCGGGAGGGTGATTGAAGTAAATAAGGAAGAACAAGAGGAAACAAGGAAACAAATTTGAAGGAGCAGTTCCTCATATTGcagtttatttttttctttatttttttattgtgcaAAAATACatatttaacattttaaaatatttttttttaataattatttacttttattatatttcttcttcttctctattttAATGgtttgatttatatttattaattttacacAAATATCTTTCGAAATTAAATCTATAGAATAATCAA is drawn from Zingiber officinale cultivar Zhangliang chromosome 1B, Zo_v1.1, whole genome shotgun sequence and contains these coding sequences:
- the LOC121976970 gene encoding DEAD-box ATP-dependent RNA helicase 1-like — its product is MEEISNQRKRVPHLTWMRNPMNIDQFEDGPLSLVPFLDPRLEEVLKKMGIQSLFPVQVAVWNETIGPGAFERDICVNSPTGSGKTLAYALPIVQTLALRKIRCLRALVVLPTRDLALQVKDVFAAIASVVGLRVGLAIGQSSIEDERLELVKRPNLGLYSPFDPEDGEMELQTAVDILVATPGRLMDHINMTKGFSLEHLCYLVIDETDKLLRDAYQSWLPTVLQLTKSDYQAGRSSNICALHGSLTTLRRCGAERGFKGKVYPRLVKFILSATLTQDPSKISQLYLHHPLLLTSGDKRYKLPKSLESFKLVCRSKLKPLYLVALLLNLVGEKSIVFTSSVETTHRLSNLLNFFGELPFKISEYSRNQHQAMRSKKLKSFKEGKTHVLIATDAMTRGMDVEGIRNVINYDIPAYIKTFIHRAGRTARAGQSGRCFTFLRQNEIKRFEKMLEKADANSCPSYSLPEDSVENFHPLYLSALEKLKEHEETRKGKRTSSSFGSAQASKRQKSRTEELKE
- the LOC121976977 gene encoding E3 ubiquitin-protein ligase SINAT5-like; translation: MESDSLECVSLADGLDEEDIAQHVSSKPHAGGAAFPGVSPATSVHELLECPVCANSMYPPIHQCCNGHTLCSTCKSRVHNRCPTCRQELGDIRCLALEKVAESLQLPCKYSNLGCSEIILYYSKIKHEAQCNFRPYNCPYAGSECSVVGDIPSLVAHLRDDHKVDMHTGCTFNHRYVKSNPREVENATWMLTVFYCFGQYFCLHFEAFQLGMAPVYMAFLRFMGDENEARNFSYSLEVGGNGRKQIWEGTPRGIRDSHRKVRDSHDGLIIHRNMALFFSGGDRKELKLRVTGRIWKEQPNSDS